A portion of the Bacillus thuringiensis genome contains these proteins:
- the hutH gene encoding histidine ammonia-lyase gives MITLTGHTLTVEEMKRLLLEGEGVTACPTSMQKVAECREVVEKIVEDGKVVYGITTGFGKFSDVLIQKDDVKALQHNLIQSHACGIGDPFPEEVSRGMLILRANTMLKGVSGVRPLVVNMLLEFVNRKIHPVVPQQGSLGASGDLAPLSHLALVLLGEGEVFYKGKRVHAMVALTEEGLEPIELEAKEGLALINGTQAMTAQGVLSYIEAEATAYQAELIASMTIEGLQGIIDAFDENVHKARGYKEQVDVASRIRDILHDSKLTTKQGELRVQDAYSLRCIPQVHGASWQVLNYVKEKLEIEMNAATDNPLIFDGGEKVISGGNFHGQPIAFAMDFLKVGMAELANISERRIERLVNPQLNDLPPFLSPEPGLQSGAMIMQYAAASLVSENKTLAHPASVDSIPSSANQEDHVSMGTIASRHAHQIIQNARRVLSIEMICAMQAAEYRGIENMSTVTKSFYHQGRQQVPSITNDRIFSTDIENIAHWLKTNYSIKERLDVNAAL, from the coding sequence ATGATTACGTTAACAGGACATACATTGACAGTTGAAGAAATGAAGAGGTTATTACTTGAAGGAGAAGGTGTAACAGCTTGTCCAACTAGTATGCAAAAGGTAGCGGAGTGCCGCGAAGTAGTTGAGAAAATTGTAGAGGACGGAAAAGTCGTTTACGGTATTACAACTGGATTTGGAAAGTTTAGTGATGTGCTAATTCAAAAAGATGATGTAAAGGCACTTCAACATAATTTAATTCAGTCACATGCATGTGGGATAGGTGATCCATTCCCGGAAGAAGTATCGCGCGGAATGTTAATTTTACGAGCAAACACGATGCTTAAAGGAGTATCAGGCGTAAGACCGCTTGTTGTAAATATGCTTCTTGAGTTTGTAAATCGTAAAATTCACCCAGTTGTCCCGCAACAAGGTTCGCTTGGTGCGAGTGGAGATTTAGCACCTTTATCTCATCTTGCGCTCGTATTATTAGGCGAAGGTGAAGTGTTCTATAAGGGGAAACGCGTTCATGCAATGGTTGCTCTTACAGAAGAAGGTCTTGAGCCGATTGAACTTGAAGCGAAAGAAGGTCTTGCATTAATTAATGGTACGCAGGCGATGACAGCGCAAGGAGTTCTTTCTTATATAGAAGCAGAAGCAACGGCGTATCAAGCTGAATTAATTGCTTCGATGACAATTGAAGGGTTACAAGGCATTATTGATGCATTTGATGAAAATGTTCATAAAGCACGTGGTTATAAAGAGCAAGTGGATGTAGCAAGCAGAATTCGTGACATTCTTCATGATAGTAAGTTAACAACAAAACAAGGAGAACTACGTGTACAGGATGCCTATTCACTTCGCTGTATCCCGCAAGTACACGGTGCTTCTTGGCAAGTTTTAAATTATGTGAAAGAAAAGCTAGAAATTGAAATGAATGCAGCGACAGATAACCCACTTATTTTTGATGGCGGAGAAAAAGTAATTTCAGGTGGTAACTTCCACGGTCAACCAATTGCATTTGCGATGGACTTCTTAAAAGTAGGGATGGCAGAACTTGCAAATATTTCAGAGCGTCGTATTGAGCGTTTAGTAAATCCGCAATTAAATGATTTACCTCCATTTTTAAGTCCAGAACCAGGACTTCAGTCTGGTGCAATGATTATGCAGTATGCAGCAGCGTCACTTGTTTCTGAAAATAAAACGTTAGCACATCCAGCGAGTGTAGATTCAATCCCGTCGTCAGCTAACCAGGAAGATCATGTAAGTATGGGAACAATTGCTTCACGCCATGCACATCAAATTATTCAAAATGCAAGACGTGTTCTTTCAATTGAGATGATTTGTGCGATGCAAGCGGCAGAATATCGCGGAATTGAAAATATGAGTACAGTGACGAAGAGTTTCTACCATCAAGGGCGTCAGCAAGTACCTTCTATTACAAATGACCGCATATTCTCAACGGATATTGAAAATATTGCACATTGGTTAAAAACGAATTATTCGATAAAAGAAAGATTAGATGTAAACGCAGCACTATAA
- the hutP gene encoding hut operon transcriptional regulator HutP — MLLQGTHRIGRMAMLLALADENESPVLSIPKGWKYCTGKVGSMNSQKVVAAMETAAKSNQVIETDVYRETHALYHAIMEALYGVTRGQIQLADVLRTVGLRFAIVRGTPYDGKKEGEWVAVALYGTIGAPVKGSEHEAIGLGINHI; from the coding sequence ATGCTTCTTCAAGGAACACATCGAATTGGTCGTATGGCCATGCTGTTGGCACTTGCGGATGAAAATGAAAGTCCTGTATTATCCATTCCGAAAGGTTGGAAGTATTGTACGGGGAAAGTGGGTTCGATGAATTCGCAAAAGGTTGTCGCAGCAATGGAAACAGCGGCTAAGAGCAACCAAGTTATTGAAACAGATGTTTACAGAGAAACACATGCACTTTATCATGCAATTATGGAAGCTTTGTACGGAGTGACGAGAGGTCAAATTCAGTTAGCAGACGTTCTTCGTACAGTAGGACTTCGGTTTGCGATTGTGCGCGGTACACCATACGACGGAAAAAAAGAAGGCGAATGGGTTGCTGTTGCATTATATGGAACGATTGGTGCACCTGTAAAAGGATCTGAGCATGAGGCGATTGGTTTAGGAATTAATCACATATGA
- the hutI gene encoding imidazolonepropionase → MLDTLLINIGQLLTMDQEDGLLRREAMNTLPVIENGVVGIENDVITFVGTAEEAKGLQAKEVIDCGGKMVSPGLVDPHTHLVFGGSRENEIALKLQGVPYLEILEQGGGILSTVNATKQASKEELVQKAKFHLDRMLSFGVTTVEAKSGYGLDDETEWKQLEATAQLQKEHPIDLVSTFLGAHAVPKEYKGRSKEFLQWMLDLLPEMKEKQLAEFVDIFCETGVFSVEESKEFLLKAKELGFDVKIHADEIDPLGGAEAAAEIGAASADHLVGASDKGIEMLANSNTVATLLPGTTFYLNKESFARGRKMIDEGVAVALATDFNPGSCPTENIQLIMSIAMLKLKMTPEEVWNAVTVNSSYAINRGDVAGKIRVGRKADLVLWDAYNYAYVPYHYGVSHVNTVWKNGNIAYTRGEQSWSTATI, encoded by the coding sequence ATGCTGGACACTTTACTAATAAATATCGGTCAATTACTAACAATGGATCAAGAAGATGGCTTGTTAAGACGGGAAGCGATGAACACGCTTCCTGTTATCGAAAACGGTGTGGTTGGAATTGAAAATGATGTAATCACTTTCGTTGGAACAGCGGAAGAAGCGAAAGGACTTCAGGCGAAAGAAGTTATTGATTGCGGCGGAAAAATGGTTTCTCCTGGTCTTGTCGACCCGCATACTCATCTTGTATTTGGTGGATCTCGCGAAAATGAAATCGCACTAAAATTACAAGGAGTTCCGTACTTAGAAATTTTAGAACAAGGTGGAGGTATTCTTTCAACTGTAAATGCAACGAAACAGGCGTCGAAGGAAGAGCTTGTTCAAAAAGCGAAATTCCATTTAGACCGTATGCTATCTTTCGGAGTTACTACTGTAGAAGCGAAGAGCGGTTACGGATTAGATGATGAGACGGAATGGAAACAATTAGAGGCAACTGCACAATTACAAAAAGAGCATCCGATTGATTTAGTTTCCACATTTTTAGGTGCTCATGCAGTTCCGAAAGAATATAAAGGTAGATCGAAAGAATTTTTACAATGGATGTTAGACCTACTACCAGAAATGAAAGAGAAGCAATTAGCGGAGTTCGTTGATATTTTCTGTGAAACAGGTGTGTTCTCTGTCGAAGAGTCAAAAGAGTTTTTATTAAAAGCGAAAGAGCTTGGCTTTGATGTGAAAATTCATGCAGATGAAATCGACCCTCTTGGTGGTGCGGAAGCAGCGGCAGAAATTGGTGCAGCATCAGCGGACCATTTAGTTGGCGCTTCTGATAAAGGGATTGAAATGCTTGCAAATTCGAATACAGTAGCAACGTTATTACCAGGAACAACTTTCTATTTAAATAAAGAAAGCTTTGCTCGTGGTCGTAAAATGATTGATGAAGGTGTTGCAGTTGCGTTAGCTACAGACTTTAACCCAGGTAGCTGTCCAACTGAAAATATTCAGCTTATTATGAGCATTGCGATGCTAAAACTGAAAATGACACCAGAAGAAGTGTGGAATGCCGTAACGGTTAACTCATCATATGCCATTAACCGTGGTGATGTAGCTGGGAAAATTAGAGTTGGTCGTAAGGCAGATTTAGTTTTATGGGATGCTTACAATTATGCTTACGTACCGTACCATTACGGTGTAAGCCATGTAAATACAGTATGGAAGAATGGTAATATTGCATATACAAGAGGTGAACAATCGTGGAGCACGGCCACTATTTAA
- the hutU gene encoding urocanate hydratase, producing the protein MEKVQQTIRAPRGTELQTKGWVQEAALRMLMNNLDPEVAEKPEELVVYGGIGRAARNWESYNAIVDSLKTLESDETLLVQSGKPVAIFKSHEDAPRVLLANSNLVPKWANWDHFRELEKKGLMMYGQMTAGSWIYIGTQGILQGTYETFGEAARQHFDGSLKGTLTLTAGLGGMGGAQPLAVTMNGGVVIAIDVDKRSIDRRIEKRYCDKYTESLEEALAIANEYKEKKEPISIGLLGNAAEILPELVNRNIIPDLVTDQTSAHDPLNGYIPVGYTLEEAAKLREEDPERYVQLSKESMTKHVEAMLAMQEKGAITFDYGNNIRQVAFDEGLKNAFDFPGFVPAFIRPLFCEGKGPFRWVALSGDPEDIYKTDEVILREFADNEHLCNWIRMARQQVEFQGLPSRICWLGYGERAKFGRIINEMVANGELSAPIVIGRDHLDCGSVASPNRETEAMKDGSDAVADWPILNALINSVNGASWVSVHHGGGVGMGYSLHAGMVIVADGTEAAAKRIERVLTSDPGMGVVRHVDAGYDLAVETAKEKGVNIPMMK; encoded by the coding sequence ATGGAAAAAGTACAACAAACAATTCGCGCGCCAAGAGGTACAGAGTTACAAACAAAAGGTTGGGTGCAAGAAGCAGCACTTCGAATGTTAATGAACAATTTAGATCCTGAGGTAGCTGAAAAACCAGAAGAATTAGTTGTATATGGCGGAATTGGCCGTGCAGCTCGTAATTGGGAAAGCTACAATGCAATCGTAGATTCATTAAAAACGTTAGAAAGCGATGAAACGTTACTTGTTCAATCAGGAAAACCAGTAGCAATTTTTAAATCGCATGAAGACGCGCCGCGCGTTCTATTAGCGAACTCAAACTTAGTACCAAAATGGGCGAATTGGGATCACTTCCGAGAACTAGAGAAAAAAGGACTTATGATGTACGGACAAATGACAGCTGGTAGCTGGATTTACATTGGAACACAAGGGATTCTACAAGGAACATATGAAACATTTGGTGAGGCAGCTCGTCAACATTTCGATGGTTCATTAAAAGGTACATTAACACTTACTGCTGGTTTAGGTGGTATGGGTGGTGCACAACCTCTTGCTGTAACGATGAATGGCGGTGTTGTCATTGCGATTGATGTAGATAAGCGCAGCATCGATCGTCGTATTGAAAAGAGATATTGTGATAAGTATACAGAATCATTAGAAGAAGCATTGGCTATTGCAAACGAGTATAAAGAGAAGAAAGAGCCTATTTCAATTGGATTATTAGGTAATGCAGCAGAAATTTTACCTGAGTTAGTAAATCGTAATATTATCCCTGACTTAGTTACGGACCAAACATCTGCTCATGATCCATTAAACGGTTATATTCCAGTAGGTTATACGTTAGAAGAGGCAGCGAAACTTCGTGAAGAAGACCCAGAACGTTACGTACAATTATCAAAAGAAAGCATGACAAAGCACGTAGAAGCAATGCTTGCGATGCAAGAAAAAGGCGCAATTACATTTGATTATGGAAATAACATTCGACAAGTTGCTTTTGATGAAGGTTTGAAAAATGCTTTCGATTTCCCGGGATTTGTTCCAGCATTTATTCGTCCATTATTCTGTGAAGGAAAAGGACCATTCCGCTGGGTAGCTCTTTCTGGTGATCCAGAAGATATTTATAAAACAGATGAAGTAATTTTACGAGAATTCGCTGACAATGAGCATTTATGTAACTGGATTCGTATGGCGCGTCAACAAGTGGAGTTCCAAGGACTTCCATCACGTATTTGTTGGTTAGGTTACGGTGAGCGTGCGAAGTTTGGCCGCATCATTAATGAAATGGTGGCAAATGGTGAATTATCAGCACCAATCGTTATTGGTCGTGACCATTTAGATTGCGGTTCAGTAGCATCTCCAAACCGTGAAACAGAAGCGATGAAAGACGGTAGTGATGCAGTAGCAGACTGGCCAATTTTAAATGCATTAATTAATAGTGTAAACGGTGCGAGTTGGGTATCTGTTCACCACGGTGGCGGCGTTGGTATGGGTTATTCACTTCACGCTGGAATGGTTATTGTTGCAGATGGAACAGAAGCAGCAGCAAAACGTATTGAGCGCGTATTAACTTCTGACCCTGGTATGGGTGTTGTTCGTCACGTTGATGCAGGGTATGACTTAGCAGTGGAAACTGCGAAAGAAAAAGGCGTTAACATTCCAATGATGAAATAA